Genomic DNA from Paenibacillus donghaensis:
AAAACAATACATGCCGGTAACCATGTATGATCGGATTGAGGATGTGGCACTAACCGATGAGCAGGGCATTCAGTGTCTGGAAAGAACTTTCGCTGTAAGGGATGTCCTTGAACTGGAGATTTCGGCGACCAATCTGATTAACCGGTATAATCGCTGGGTCAGATTGAAGGACAGAAAGACATTGGAAGAGAACAAAGATGAAAGTGTGCGGCACTCTCGTCCTAACCTGCCGACAGCCTACGTGGCTGCCAGCCAGCCGATAGAACAATTACTGGAGCGCGTTTTCAGCAGTCTGCTTGGTATGGACCAAGTTGGTATGAATGATGACTTTTTTGAGCTCGGAGGACATTCCTTATTGGGGGTCCAACTGGTATCCAAGCTACAGGATTTGTATCAGATAGAGATTGATTTGCCTATTATTTATAGCTATCCGACCATTTCCAAATTGTCCGCTTACTTGGAGTCAACAGGAAAAGCAATGGTTACCGCTTAATTCATCTACTAATGATCCCGGTTTGGAAAGGAGATTGATATGGAGAATAATATTGAGATTTCATCTTCAGAGTCTAAAGCGCTTACACAGGAAAAAAATAATGACGCAGAGGGGATGCTAAGCGGGCCTATTACCCGCACCACCATTAAATTGAGCATTCCTATTTTTATTGCCCAAATATTAATTTTTGCCTATGTCATGATTGATACTTTGTTTATATCAATGATTGATAAAAACTCCTCGGCGCTGTTGGCCGGAACAGGTCTGGTATATCCGATTTACATGGTTATCTTCAACATCTCAACGAGTTTATTTGTCGGATTAAGCTCCGTTGCTTCACGGGGAATCGGTCAAAAAAATAATGATGTAATTAAAAAAATCGCGGATTCCGCCCTCGTGCTCTCTTTAATTCTAGGAGTCGTTACACTCGTTGCGGGTATTCTGTTTGGCGAACAAATTCTTCAATTGCTGGCAGGCAGCCAAATAACACCGGAAGCGCTGCAGTATGGAGTTGATTTCTTCTATTACATGCTGCCTTGTATGGTGCTGCTGCTATTCTTCAATGCTTTCGGCGGCATTCTTCAAGGGGAAGGAAAAGCAAACCAGGTTGGATTGGCAATGATGTCTTCTCCTATATTAAACGCGATTTTAAATCCGATTTTTATCTTTGGCTTAAACATGGGTGTAAAAGGCTCCGGGCTCGCCAGCTCGATTGCTACTGCAGTACCTATTGTTTATTTTGTAGCTGTACTGCTAGGCAAGAAGGTGAAGTTGCGGCTTACGCTAAATCCTGCTAACAGCAGCAAGAAGCTTATCATGGAAATATTACGGATTGGCGTACCTGCCTCCATCGGTTTGCTTCTAATTAATACCTCTACGATGATCTTGAATAATGTTGTGGGATCAATCAGTGAAACGGCGATGAATGCCTGGATATTAGTAAGCCGGACAGATCAGCTGTTTTTGATTCCTGCAACAGCGATTGCTATGGCTACCATACCAATGATTGGTCAAAACTTTGGCAGCGGCGATCATCGGAGAGCGCGGGCTATTTATAATGCAAATCTGCGGTTATGTCTCGGAGTTTGTTTGGTATTAACGGTCTTCTACATTATATTTGCTCCGCAGGTAATGAGCTGGTTCACGAACATTCAGGAAGTTATTGATGACAGTGTCCGGCAGGTGAGACTCTTGGCAATTACGTCAGCAGGGGTAGCCGGAATTACAGTCATTGGATCAGCCTTTCAAGGCACAGGCAGACCGGCTCCGAATTTGATTAATGATATCGTTCGGATGGTTATTATGTCCACGCCGCTGTGGATGCACCTTTTCCATATTTCGGTAACCGACATGACACCTGTGTATATCAGCTTAGCGGTAGGGAATCTTTTGCCTTTTGTCATTGCCTTAGTATGGGGCAGATATCATTTTAATCATCTGCAAAGTAACACGAAATCATTATAAGTCTATCTGTCTGAGGAGGAACGTTAATGAGTACGAATGAGTTATTTCAGATCATTACTGGCCATATCCGGGAGGTGCTCCCC
This window encodes:
- a CDS encoding MATE family efflux transporter; the protein is MENNIEISSSESKALTQEKNNDAEGMLSGPITRTTIKLSIPIFIAQILIFAYVMIDTLFISMIDKNSSALLAGTGLVYPIYMVIFNISTSLFVGLSSVASRGIGQKNNDVIKKIADSALVLSLILGVVTLVAGILFGEQILQLLAGSQITPEALQYGVDFFYYMLPCMVLLLFFNAFGGILQGEGKANQVGLAMMSSPILNAILNPIFIFGLNMGVKGSGLASSIATAVPIVYFVAVLLGKKVKLRLTLNPANSSKKLIMEILRIGVPASIGLLLINTSTMILNNVVGSISETAMNAWILVSRTDQLFLIPATAIAMATIPMIGQNFGSGDHRRARAIYNANLRLCLGVCLVLTVFYIIFAPQVMSWFTNIQEVIDDSVRQVRLLAITSAGVAGITVIGSAFQGTGRPAPNLINDIVRMVIMSTPLWMHLFHISVTDMTPVYISLAVGNLLPFVIALVWGRYHFNHLQSNTKSL